One Melospiza melodia melodia isolate bMelMel2 chromosome 1, bMelMel2.pri, whole genome shotgun sequence genomic window carries:
- the MOS gene encoding proto-oncogene serine/threonine-protein kinase mos: MPSPIPLNCFLSFEYSPSANLRPCSSPLVIPGKDSKSFLGGASSARTRRLPSRLSWCSIDWEQLCLLQPLGSGGFGSVYKATYHGATVAVKQVKKSSKNRLASRQSFWAELNVAQLQHNNVVRVVAASTCAPASDNSLGTIIMEYVGNITLHHVIYGTGDAWRQGEDEEEGCGGKALSMDETVCYSCDITTGLAFLHSQDIVHLDLKPANVFITEQGVCKIGDFGCSQKLEAGSSQSARACQQGGTYTHRAPELLKGERVTAKADIYSFAITLWQMVTREQPYLGERQHVLYAVVAYTLRPSLAAPEFHESPVGRALHSIISCCWKANAEERLRADQLLPSLRALRQRL; the protein is encoded by the coding sequence ATGCCATCACCTATTCCTCttaattgttttctttcttttgagtATTCCCCCTCTGCAAATTTgcgcccctgcagcagccctttAGTTATCCCTGGCAAAGACAGCAAAAGCTTTTTGGGGGGAGCTTCCTCAGCCAGGACTCGCCGCTTGCCCTCACGCCTGTCCTGGTGCTCCATTgactgggagcagctctgcctcctgcagcccttggggtctgggggctttggCTCTGTCTACAAAGCCACCTACCATGGTGCAACAGTGGCTGTGAAGCAGGTGAAGAAGAGCAGCAAAAACCGGCTGGCGTCGCGGCAGAGCTTCTGGGCTGAGCTGAACGTGGCCCAGCTCCAACACAACAATGTGGTACGTGTGGTGGCTGCCagcacctgtgccccagccagcgACAACAGCCTGGGCACCATCATCATGGAGTATGTGGGTAACATCACTCTGCACCATGTCATTTATGGCACTGGGGATGCATGGAGACAGGGGGAGGATGAGGAAGAAGGATGTGGAGGGAAGGCCCTGAGCATGGACGAGACTGTGTGCTATTCTTGTGACATCACGACAGGCTTAGCCTTTCTGCACTCACAGGACATTGTACACTTGGACCTGAAGCCTGCAAATGTTTTCATCACTGAGCAGGGAGTGTGCAAGATTGGAGACTTTGGGTGCTCCCAGAAACTGGAGGCGGGCTCGTCCCAGAGCGCCCGCGCTTGCCAGCAAGGGGGCACGTACACCCACCGTGCCCCCGAGCTCCTCAAGGGGGAGAGGGTCACTGCCAAGGCAGACATCTACTCGTTTGCCATCACCCTGTGGCAGATGGTGACGCGGGAGCAGCCGTACCTGGGCGAGCGGCAGCACGTGCTCTACGCCGTGGTCGCCTACACCCTGCGCCCGTCGCTGGCCGCCCCGGAGTTCCACGAGTCCCCCGTGGGCCGGGCCCTGCACAGCATcatcagctgctgctggaaggCCAACGCAGAGGAGCGTCTGCGTGCAgaccagctgctccccagcctcaGGGCCCTCAGGCAGCGCCTCTAG